The Oryza brachyantha chromosome 6, ObraRS2, whole genome shotgun sequence region ACCTGTTACACATAACATATCAAACAATTGTTGTTGATAAAGTAATTgtttttcctgagttatttcagttaatacaataaattgcacgatgaaaaaaaataaaaaattatgacaaaATCGCATAAAGTTTGACTTCAGTTTTGGATATACAGAGTGGAGTTACCGCTATTAAACGAGAACATGAAAGGAAATAGTAGAAGCAAAAATTTGGTTGCAGTCTTGCAGAATCTGGTTTCATGGTACTGTAGTCTTCATTTTGTTAGTTAGAAATGTGATCTTAAAACTATCAAATCCTTTATATTATTTGTTCTCCAGATCATGATCCAGCTAAAATTAAGTCGATTTGCAATGGTTGAGGTAATTAGTTAGATAAACTCTAAACATATGCTAGTACAACAAAACCACCAGGTTATATTAGCAGACCGGCAGAAATGCAGTTTGTTTAAGACAATAAGATAATGGTCCTCATAAATCTCACAGCGGATTGACCTATGAAATCATTCACAGTTATTGACACCTCCAGCACAAAAGCTGCTGTCCTTACAGTGAAACTAATAGTCAAACTACCGCACCAATACAACAGGCCAGTCACTTTCCATGAATCCATAATTAATGAAGACCAACCAATACTCGCCAATGGTAAGCTACCCGAGCACCTCACACAACAGCTCACACAATAGCAGGCTTGCTTCCACATCCAACACCCAGAGATGCCGACCCATAAGCACATTATTGCGTGAGCTTAGGGATAGCAACATTCTAAAGTGATGGAGAGAAAGGGGAGACGGGACTCATGGCATTACAGCAACCAAACAAGCCCCTCCATTAAGCTACCGTCCTCCAGTGTCTTTTAAAGTGGCTGCCACATTCTGCCCAGACAACCACCACCAAGGCCAAACCCCATCCCCTCCCCCTCAAGTTAGGTACACCGGATCAAGGTGTCTCCCTTATCATCCACAAGGGGAACCATGGCCACATTATCCCAACGCCCACCTCCATCGTGCAACTCGCCCATATGGATGTGTCGCCATGCCAGTGCAAGACCGCCACGTTTAAGAATACACATTGCATTCAACCTCTTTCTCCAAGCCATGCTATGCATTTGCAAGAAATGAGCCAAGCAGACTGAGACTATTACTCCATGCTACTGCACACCAACACTTGGCCTGATTCTTTGGACTCGTAGTGCCTTTGGACCCAACAGATAAGAGATGACAAATTTCACTATGCCATCAAAAGCAGTAAAAAGACCACCGAAAGCAGAAAAAAGAAGTGTACTTTGCACAAAACTCCGCGGCAATTTCACCTTTCGAAACGCAAAGGTGAAGCCTCTTCTAttcgcgaaaaaaaaaaaggactcgataactttgtaaaataatATGGAAGAAGCTAATATATTGCTCACCTTACTGCATCCGGGGACCAGCTCCTTGAGAAGCTCCATCCTCGCATTGATCTTCTCGCGTCTCGCCTGTTTCtcagagcaaaaaaaaaaatgtcaagaaaGAGCCAAGAGGAATcgaataattaagtaattaacgAGGAAAGCAACCCTGAAAAAGGCATTAACAGCGACGTCACCACGTCCTAATTACCCAATCATTGCGTAATCCAGCTCGCtaaaccccccccccccccccccctcaatGCTCCCCCACAAATCTAATCCCGCGACGAGATTGGTTTAAGGGTTTGAGAGTGATTAGTAAGTGGGCGATCGATCAGCGGCGAgccggacggacggacggcgAACTCACCCGCTCGGCGAGGCTGTGGCTGTCCGTCGCCTGCCCCCTCCTCGCCCTCACGTGCACGTACGCCGGCttctcgtcctcgccgtcgccaccaccgtcCTTGCTGTCGTCCCCGCTGGCCGCGGTCTTCCCCTTCTTCGCGGCCTTCCCCTGCCGCGCAATCAAGAGAAACGACACCGAGTTTAGTCTCCGACGAAGCCCGAGAAGGAGAAGAGGGAGGGGTGCAGGGACGTGGGCGCGTGCGGATACCTTGGAGGAGGCGGTGTCGGCCTTgcgcttggcggcggcggaggcggaggcggatgaggagaggggaggaggcggggtcGGGGACGGGGAGGATGGTGAGGGGGAGGCGAACGCGGAGAACCGCGCGGCGCGGTCGACGAGGTgcgggtcggcggcggggaacgcgggcggcggcgcgcccgcggcggggaggaggagctccaTCGCCTGGGAGGTCGGGAGGCCCAGCAGCGCGGTGAAGGAGCCCCCGCTACCCCCAGCACCGCCGGAGGAAGACCGCGGGGCGGAGGCAACCTGGATCTCGCCCCGGGCGGCGGAGAgctccggcggcgtcggcgaggggtGCCGCATTGGCgcgagatggcggcggcggcgttcggcaggaggcggaggggcg contains the following coding sequences:
- the LOC102722129 gene encoding transcription factor bHLH48 isoform X2 translates to MRHPSPTPPELSAARGEIQVASAPRSSSGGAGGSGGSFTALLGLPTSQAMELLLPAAGAPPPAFPAADPHLVDRAARFSAFASPSPSSPSPTPPPPLSSSASASAAAKRKADTASSKGKAAKKGKTAASGDDSKDGGGDGEDEKPAYVHVRARRGQATDSHSLAERARREKINARMELLKELVPGCSKVSGTALVLDEIINHVQSLQRQVEYLSMRLAAVNPRVDFGGIDNFLTTEVTWPDMGVHGTRHLMQLQQQFWHGDLAHPLQPPSQWEKRADTNPPGFSNSSSSLFGYDLASSGAPAQTGKLKTEL
- the LOC102722129 gene encoding transcription factor bHLH48 isoform X1, whose amino-acid sequence is MRHPSPTPPELSAARGEIQVASAPRSSSGGAGGSGGSFTALLGLPTSQAMELLLPAAGAPPPAFPAADPHLVDRAARFSAFASPSPSSPSPTPPPPLSSSASASAAAKRKADTASSKGKAAKKGKTAASGDDSKDGGGDGEDEKPAYVHVRARRGQATDSHSLAERARREKINARMELLKELVPGCSKVSGTALVLDEIINHVQSLQRQVEYLSMRLAAVNPRVDFGGIDNFLTTECGRITGLNYKNGMDLEQVTWPDMGVHGTRHLMQLQQQFWHGDLAHPLQPPSQWEKRADTNPPGFSNSSSSLFGYDLASSGAPAQTGKLKTEL